The following proteins are encoded in a genomic region of Magnolia sinica isolate HGM2019 chromosome 1, MsV1, whole genome shotgun sequence:
- the LOC131250545 gene encoding E3 ubiquitin-protein ligase WAV3-like isoform X1 — protein MANTLKRLKKSLSLRLSMHRSMGPTDFHTDFSEPDLRAFTPTSSSSSGLRLSRSITSSSSTRSSKKTCAICLGSMKPGQGRALFTAECSHSFHFSCIASCIKHGNHLCPICRSHWNEIPCQAPVIVSSEPTVALSQSNSRARVSPLDNVHHALQSTLPHHQHLLHTISLSEPPHFDDDEPLLTPTLSMINPSLQCQDATINAFPEFPAVPASQSCPGFTVLVSLRAPPPCHQDRTPIDLVMVVDVSASMAGIKLTLLKRALVFVIHHLGPTDRISVVFFSSSAWRLFPLCRMTDEGRDRAIQAINSLRPGGGTNIVEGLRKGVRVLEERQQKNPVSSVILLSDGRDTHNTDNSNPRRNTQTWGLNSERVLDYLNFLPPSIRHGNHDSIGAHGHPIPVHTFGFGTDHDAPAMHAISDVSGGMFSFIEAECVIQDAFARCIGGLLSVVVQELRLTLSSASSGVVIDRVPAGNYLSEVSDQGRHAIVKVGDLYADEAKDFLVHVSVPFHSSESGPDVITPLLTIRCSYKHPLSQETIQVEGEMVKIHRPTSPTSEDQMVCLEVDRQRNRLLVAEAIAEAQALAEEGNFEKAQMVLANRRLMLLASASAQAGDLLCNWLEAELKEIRERMASQELYEESGRAYVLSGLSSHSWQRATTRGDTTILVPAARDTHGLSMSGPIGYETPSMANMVTRSQTLNFFVPEQEPVGTLHRSCSLNPR, from the exons ATGGCGAATACGCTGAAGAGGTTAAAGAAATCcctctctctccgcctctctatGCACCGTTCGATGGGCCCCACCGATTTCCATACCGATTTCTCCGAGCCTGATCTCCGTGCATTTACGCCGACCTCGTCGTCCTCTTCGGGGCTCCGATTGTCGAGGAGCatcaccagcagcagcagcaccagatCTTCCAAG AAAACGTGCGCCATATGCTTAGGCAGCATGAAACCTGGTCAAGGACGCGCCCTTTTCACAGCTGAGTGCTCCCACTCCTTCCACTTCAGCTGCATTGCCTCCTGCATCAAGCACGGCAACCACCTCTGCCCCATCTGCCGCTCCCACTGGAATGAAATCCCCTGCCAAGCCCCCGTCATTGTCTCCTCTGAACCTACTGTTGCCCTGTCCCAATCCAACAGCCGTGCTCGTGTTAGCCCTCTCGACAATGTCCACCATGCTCTCCAATCCACCCTACCCCATCACCAGCACCTCCTTCACACTATATCACTGTCCGAACCTCCCCACTTCGACGATGATGAGCCCCTCCTTACCCCCACCCTGTCCATGATCAACCCCTCATTGCAATGCCAAGATGCAACAATCAATGCCTTCCCCGAATTCCCAGCAGTCCCGGCCTCCCAGTCCTGTCCTGGGTTCACTGTCCTAGTCAGCCTCCGTGCCCCACCCCCCTGTCATCAAGACCGCACCCCGATAGACCTCGTCATGGTGGTTGATGTCAGCGCAAGCATGGCGGGCATCAAGCTCACACTCCTCAAGCGCGCCCTTGTGTTTGTCATCCACCACCTTGGCCCTACTGACCGTATCTCTGTTGTCTTCTTCTCATCATCTGCGTGGCGGCTCTTCCCCCTCTGCCGGATGACTGACGAAGGCCGGGACAGAGCAATCCAGGCTATCAATTCACTGAGGCCAGGTGGGGGGACCAACATTGTTGAAGGACTGCGGAAAGGCGTCCGGGTTCTTGAGGAGCGGCAGCAGAAGAACCCCGTCTCAAGCGTCATCCTCCTCTCTGATGGCAGGGACACGCACAACACTGATAACAGCAATCCTCGCCGGAACACACAGACATGGGGTTTGAATTCAGAGCGTGTATTGGACTACCTGAACTTCTTGCCGCCTTCCATCCGTCATGGCAATCATGACAGCATTGGGGCCCATGGGCACCCAATACCTGTCCACACATTTGGGTTTGGCACTGACCATGATGCGCCAGCCATGCACGCGATTTCAGATGTATCAGGCGGCATGTTTTCTTTCATAGAGGCCGAGTGTGTCATACAGGATGCCTTTGCTCGGTGCATTGGAGGCCTACTCAGTGTCGTGGTCCAGGAGCTGCGGCTCACCCTGAGTTCGGCTTCATCCGGTGTTGTCATTGACAGGGTACCTGCAGGGAACTACTTGAGTGAAGTCTCTGATCAGGGCCGGCATGCCATCGTCAAAGTTGGAGATTTGTATGCTGATGAGGCGAAAGATTTCCTTGTCCATGTCTCAGTTCCTTTCCATTCGTCTGAGAGTGGGCCTGATGTGATCACACCGCTGTTGACCATCCGGTGCTCATACAAGCACCCATTGTCACAGGAAACAATACAGGTAGAGGGTGAAATGGTAAAAATCCACCGCCCGACGAGTCCAACATCTGAAGATCAGATGGTGTGCTTGGAGGTGGACCGACAGCGGAACCGCTTGTTGGTAGCAGAAGCGATCGCTGAGGCACAAGCATTGGCTGAGGAGGGTAATTTTGAGAAGGCGCAGATGGTGCTTGCGAACCGAAGGCTGATGCTCTTGGCTTCAGCATCGGCCCAAGCTGGGGATCTGCTCTGCAATTGGCTTGAAGCCGAGCTGAAGGAGATAAGGGAGCGGATGGCGAGCCAGGAGCTGTATGAAGAGTCAGGCCGGGCTTATGTACTGTCAGGCTTGAGCTCGCACTCGTGGCAACGGGCCACGACCAGGGGAGATACGACAATCCTGGTACCTGCAGCCAGGGACACCCATGGGCTGAGCATGAGTGGCCCAATTGGGTATGAGACACCGTCAATGGCGAACATGGTGACGAGATCACAGACCCTTAATTTTTTCGTGCCAGAGCAGGAGCCGGTCGGGACGCTGCACCGgtcatgcagcttgaatccacgGTGA
- the LOC131250545 gene encoding E3 ubiquitin-protein ligase WAV3-like isoform X2, translating to MTQNIRGKAHQKKTCAICLGSMKPGQGRALFTAECSHSFHFSCIASCIKHGNHLCPICRSHWNEIPCQAPVIVSSEPTVALSQSNSRARVSPLDNVHHALQSTLPHHQHLLHTISLSEPPHFDDDEPLLTPTLSMINPSLQCQDATINAFPEFPAVPASQSCPGFTVLVSLRAPPPCHQDRTPIDLVMVVDVSASMAGIKLTLLKRALVFVIHHLGPTDRISVVFFSSSAWRLFPLCRMTDEGRDRAIQAINSLRPGGGTNIVEGLRKGVRVLEERQQKNPVSSVILLSDGRDTHNTDNSNPRRNTQTWGLNSERVLDYLNFLPPSIRHGNHDSIGAHGHPIPVHTFGFGTDHDAPAMHAISDVSGGMFSFIEAECVIQDAFARCIGGLLSVVVQELRLTLSSASSGVVIDRVPAGNYLSEVSDQGRHAIVKVGDLYADEAKDFLVHVSVPFHSSESGPDVITPLLTIRCSYKHPLSQETIQVEGEMVKIHRPTSPTSEDQMVCLEVDRQRNRLLVAEAIAEAQALAEEGNFEKAQMVLANRRLMLLASASAQAGDLLCNWLEAELKEIRERMASQELYEESGRAYVLSGLSSHSWQRATTRGDTTILVPAARDTHGLSMSGPIGYETPSMANMVTRSQTLNFFVPEQEPVGTLHRSCSLNPR from the exons ATGACGCAAAATATCCGTGGAAAAGCTCATCAAAAG AAAACGTGCGCCATATGCTTAGGCAGCATGAAACCTGGTCAAGGACGCGCCCTTTTCACAGCTGAGTGCTCCCACTCCTTCCACTTCAGCTGCATTGCCTCCTGCATCAAGCACGGCAACCACCTCTGCCCCATCTGCCGCTCCCACTGGAATGAAATCCCCTGCCAAGCCCCCGTCATTGTCTCCTCTGAACCTACTGTTGCCCTGTCCCAATCCAACAGCCGTGCTCGTGTTAGCCCTCTCGACAATGTCCACCATGCTCTCCAATCCACCCTACCCCATCACCAGCACCTCCTTCACACTATATCACTGTCCGAACCTCCCCACTTCGACGATGATGAGCCCCTCCTTACCCCCACCCTGTCCATGATCAACCCCTCATTGCAATGCCAAGATGCAACAATCAATGCCTTCCCCGAATTCCCAGCAGTCCCGGCCTCCCAGTCCTGTCCTGGGTTCACTGTCCTAGTCAGCCTCCGTGCCCCACCCCCCTGTCATCAAGACCGCACCCCGATAGACCTCGTCATGGTGGTTGATGTCAGCGCAAGCATGGCGGGCATCAAGCTCACACTCCTCAAGCGCGCCCTTGTGTTTGTCATCCACCACCTTGGCCCTACTGACCGTATCTCTGTTGTCTTCTTCTCATCATCTGCGTGGCGGCTCTTCCCCCTCTGCCGGATGACTGACGAAGGCCGGGACAGAGCAATCCAGGCTATCAATTCACTGAGGCCAGGTGGGGGGACCAACATTGTTGAAGGACTGCGGAAAGGCGTCCGGGTTCTTGAGGAGCGGCAGCAGAAGAACCCCGTCTCAAGCGTCATCCTCCTCTCTGATGGCAGGGACACGCACAACACTGATAACAGCAATCCTCGCCGGAACACACAGACATGGGGTTTGAATTCAGAGCGTGTATTGGACTACCTGAACTTCTTGCCGCCTTCCATCCGTCATGGCAATCATGACAGCATTGGGGCCCATGGGCACCCAATACCTGTCCACACATTTGGGTTTGGCACTGACCATGATGCGCCAGCCATGCACGCGATTTCAGATGTATCAGGCGGCATGTTTTCTTTCATAGAGGCCGAGTGTGTCATACAGGATGCCTTTGCTCGGTGCATTGGAGGCCTACTCAGTGTCGTGGTCCAGGAGCTGCGGCTCACCCTGAGTTCGGCTTCATCCGGTGTTGTCATTGACAGGGTACCTGCAGGGAACTACTTGAGTGAAGTCTCTGATCAGGGCCGGCATGCCATCGTCAAAGTTGGAGATTTGTATGCTGATGAGGCGAAAGATTTCCTTGTCCATGTCTCAGTTCCTTTCCATTCGTCTGAGAGTGGGCCTGATGTGATCACACCGCTGTTGACCATCCGGTGCTCATACAAGCACCCATTGTCACAGGAAACAATACAGGTAGAGGGTGAAATGGTAAAAATCCACCGCCCGACGAGTCCAACATCTGAAGATCAGATGGTGTGCTTGGAGGTGGACCGACAGCGGAACCGCTTGTTGGTAGCAGAAGCGATCGCTGAGGCACAAGCATTGGCTGAGGAGGGTAATTTTGAGAAGGCGCAGATGGTGCTTGCGAACCGAAGGCTGATGCTCTTGGCTTCAGCATCGGCCCAAGCTGGGGATCTGCTCTGCAATTGGCTTGAAGCCGAGCTGAAGGAGATAAGGGAGCGGATGGCGAGCCAGGAGCTGTATGAAGAGTCAGGCCGGGCTTATGTACTGTCAGGCTTGAGCTCGCACTCGTGGCAACGGGCCACGACCAGGGGAGATACGACAATCCTGGTACCTGCAGCCAGGGACACCCATGGGCTGAGCATGAGTGGCCCAATTGGGTATGAGACACCGTCAATGGCGAACATGGTGACGAGATCACAGACCCTTAATTTTTTCGTGCCAGAGCAGGAGCCGGTCGGGACGCTGCACCGgtcatgcagcttgaatccacgGTGA